The sequence below is a genomic window from Deinococcus sp. QL22.
CGTAGTGAGGCGCTGTGCTGCTTGCCCTCCCCATGTGGGGGCTTTCCCTTTCTGTGCCTGTTCCCAACTGTAATTGGCCGGCTCAAAGTGGGGCATGTCCACTAGACCGGGGAAGGTGCCGCCCCATCTCAGGCCGAATTGGGGGGCCATTGCACCCAACTGTTTCCACGCGGCCTGTGCGCGGGGGTCGTTGGGGCCAAGAGTCTTACCAGTCTTCGGGTCTTTCCAATACACATCAGTGGCGTAGCCGTAGTTATGAAGGCTCTGTCCTGCGTTGGCGTTTGTCACCACTTTGCCGGGGTTGCCGTTGCGCCCCTGTTGGTAGAGCGTGGTCTGCCGTTCGGGGGTGCGGTGGCCTTCGTGAATGAAGGGGATTAGCCCGCCGGGGTAGCGTTTGCTGTACGCCGCTGTCATGGTTTCCAGTGGCTTGGCAAAGTCGGGTTGTAGGCCACTCAGACCTGCACCGGGGGCCATCAAAGTGGTCCCCCTGACAGCAGATGATTCCATGCCCTTCAATAACATTTGGTCGGCAGTAGCAGTGCGGTTAGCGACAACCTGCATGGCTTTGTCCCGTGAGGTGGTGAGGCTGGTCAACTTAGCTTGATCGGCGGGCGTAAGTTTCTCGATATCAAAGCCCCCGCTGATGGTCTTCCCCTTATCCAGCAGGGAATCAATCTGAGTCTGATAACTGGTGGCTTGCTTCAGGGCTTGGTCGGCTTGTGTGTAGTACACGCCCACGCTTTTCTTCAACTTGTCCAGTGGGTCGCCTGCTTTGGCGTTCACGAGTGCGGGGCTATACAGCACATCGTTGGGGTCTTTAGAACGAGTCAGCAGGGTTTTTGCTTTGAGGTCTGCAAGTTTTGCAGCGTCTAGTTGGGGATTGCCTTTGACGCTGGAAATGTACGCATTTGCACGCGTACGGGCAATGTTGTTGGAATCGCGGGCAGCAATAACCCGTTCACGCTCCAACCCCACACGGGTCGTATCATTTGCTGCTCGCGTCGTATCGTTCGCCAACCTGCCAGGAACGGCTAGGGCGTTAGCAGTCGAGTTCAATGCGTTGCCTGTCGCTGCGTTGGCCTGTGCCGTCAACAGGGTGCTGCGCTCATTGAGTAGGGCGTCACGCTCGGCTACTCGACTGGTAATGTCCTGACCACGCAACTTAGATTCAGCAATGCCCTGATTGATCTGGAGCACGCTGGCGTCAATCTGCGTGATGCGGGCTTGCATCTCTTCGACCTTGAGCGGGCGCGTGGCGTTCTCAGTCAGGGTATCGGCCCGCGTGCCTGCGGTGGTGGCAATAATTCCGGCGCGGCGTGCTCCATCGGTGGCAATCTGCGACAGCTTGAGTTTGGTTGCTACGTCCTCGTCGCTGAGCTTGCGCCCATACTCATAGCGGCCTTGCTGGAGCAGGGCAGTCAAGCCAGAGTCGGTCACACCAAGATCACGCTTCATCTGTGCCCAGGCGTCGGGGTTGGTCTGGATGAGTTGGTAAGCGGTGGCTCCGGTCTTGGCCCACTGGCCCACGTTCTTGATGCCCAGCTCATAGGCGTCCTGACGGGCTTTCAGTTGGGCGGTCTTGGCATCAAGTTGTGCGGCTTTCCCCTCGCGGGCGTCTTCGTTACGGGCGAGATCTTGGTCAAGGTATTCGCCTGTGGTCTGTGCGGTTGTGAGTGCTGTACCCGCAATTTTTCCGTCAGTGCTCGCAATAATTTCACCGTACTCGGCACCTTGCTTGGCTAAGTCGCCGGGCGTCATCAGTTCAATTCTGGTGGCCTCAACCCCAGTCTTACGCGCACCTGCTAGACGCTCTACAGCACTGGCATCACTCGCACTTGCGGCGGCCAAAGCAGCCACAGTTTCGGCATCCCGTTTCGCAAGTTCAGTACCCTGCAAGTCGGCGAAGTAGCTGGGGTCATAGCCTGCCACCACGTTCGGTGCGTGCTGCTGGTACAGGGGCAAAGCACCCAAGATCACGGCAGGGTCTTTGGTTTCCAACAGCTTGTTCCACGAAGCAGCGGTGTACATCGCAGGTTGCAAGGTGTTCGCCGCCTCTCTAAACGCTGCCTGCTGCTCAGCATTGAGGAGCGGAAGGGCGTTCAGCCCACTGATGATCGCCATTGCATTTCGTTGAACAGGGGTCAAATTGGGGTCTTTAGAGAGTTCTTTGAACTGCTCGGTCCAATTCCCTGCCAATGCTGACCGAACAGACTCCCGCTGGGCTTTCTGCTGTGCCACATACTCAGCGCGGGCGGCGTTGGCGTACACCATACCCCCCTGTCCATAGGTCGCGGTGAGGGTCGCGTCATCCATTGACACGAGCTGGCTGGGTGGTACGTCCTGAATCCGTGGGGGCAGGGCGGCGCTGTCAGAAACTGACACGGGTGGGGCAACCGTTGGGGCAACCACAGGTGCGGGCGCGTCTCCCAATGCTGCATTCCCGCGCTCCATGTTCCTGTCTCCGGGCTGGGGCAGGGCAGGCACCACAGGGGCAGGAGCAACCATCTGAGGGGTAGCCATAACGGGCGCGGCCACTGGAGCAGGTGCGGCGCTGGGCAAGGATTCCCCACCAATAAAGGAAATAAGTTTATTGGTCTTACCTTCCCAAGATTCGCCTGTACCCACGCTCATGGAGA
It includes:
- a CDS encoding M15 family metallopeptidase, whose amino-acid sequence is MSYSKGLGATMGEGMGMFVQQFLGRQDQLKALAAQEEQLRQQQVQRELENQRAVQQAELQRQQLELQNQQFITGREDVLYNRTRTEGSDAQLSTKEAKQERNDQLRTFFGPQMNDFMTRRDADVAQYAPTTKDGRPNPQYNQALWMAAQTQQKEANKLWQQLSMSVGTGESWEGKTNKLISFIGGESLPSAAPAPVAAPVMATPQMVAPAPVVPALPQPGDRNMERGNAALGDAPAPVVAPTVAPPVSVSDSAALPPRIQDVPPSQLVSMDDATLTATYGQGGMVYANAARAEYVAQQKAQRESVRSALAGNWTEQFKELSKDPNLTPVQRNAMAIISGLNALPLLNAEQQAAFREAANTLQPAMYTAASWNKLLETKDPAVILGALPLYQQHAPNVVAGYDPSYFADLQGTELAKRDAETVAALAAASASDASAVERLAGARKTGVEATRIELMTPGDLAKQGAEYGEIIASTDGKIAGTALTTAQTTGEYLDQDLARNEDAREGKAAQLDAKTAQLKARQDAYELGIKNVGQWAKTGATAYQLIQTNPDAWAQMKRDLGVTDSGLTALLQQGRYEYGRKLSDEDVATKLKLSQIATDGARRAGIIATTAGTRADTLTENATRPLKVEEMQARITQIDASVLQINQGIAESKLRGQDITSRVAERDALLNERSTLLTAQANAATGNALNSTANALAVPGRLANDTTRAANDTTRVGLERERVIAARDSNNIARTRANAYISSVKGNPQLDAAKLADLKAKTLLTRSKDPNDVLYSPALVNAKAGDPLDKLKKSVGVYYTQADQALKQATSYQTQIDSLLDKGKTISGGFDIEKLTPADQAKLTSLTTSRDKAMQVVANRTATADQMLLKGMESSAVRGTTLMAPGAGLSGLQPDFAKPLETMTAAYSKRYPGGLIPFIHEGHRTPERQTTLYQQGRNGNPGKVVTNANAGQSLHNYGYATDVYWKDPKTGKTLGPNDPRAQAAWKQLGAMAPQFGLRWGGTFPGLVDMPHFEPANYSWEQAQKGKAPTWGGQAAQRLTTGTAAPLIKSATTSAQLADIEARLVASGMPRDKVVAFIRTTKATATLPRPDTRIAGAGPPQGVTPVGQAQGIANRITRAAWIQAQDIPNKAMAELWLDRTVNGLMPKGTAQQKATLRTDLATTLGW